One part of the Candidatus Bathyarchaeia archaeon genome encodes these proteins:
- a CDS encoding FGGY family carbohydrate kinase, producing the protein MDSFIVSVDLGTTGTKAALFDLNGRLIADAYEETRLIYPKPGLVEQDPEDFYTSTMNTIKQLMAKSKVDSREVKALAFDSQMAGVMGIDSRWKPATHYDSWLDSRCRRYVEMIRSSYENLIIEKVGAPPSISHGPKILWWMFERPAAFRKVSKFIMPNCYVAGKMAGLKGEDAFMDYTFLHFTGFADAKRGEWSQELCELFKVPMEKFPRIVKPWEIIGELSEREAGKCGLVAGTPIVAGAGDTAANAFGAGIVEPGMVFDSAGTASVFACCVDEYVPDVENKTFIFPRSVIPGLWTPLAYIGGGGLCLRWFRDELAQHEKSLAESRKIDPYKLLDKLAEKAPIGSEDLIFIPHFGGRIYPYNASMRGLWFGLNWRHKKEHLYRSILESIAYEYSYYKTVLEKLFPKLRFKEVRVVGGGARSRVFNKIKADVLGIPYVRLNREEFGVLGLAVIAGHGIGEYRDLKEKPKELTKPSSIVEPTAENYLSYRRYAEIYLELMERLDPLFAKLTQKPET; encoded by the coding sequence ATGGATTCTTTTATCGTTTCTGTGGACCTCGGAACAACGGGTACGAAGGCCGCGTTATTCGATTTGAACGGCCGGTTAATCGCCGACGCCTACGAAGAAACAAGATTGATCTACCCTAAGCCGGGTTTGGTTGAACAGGATCCTGAGGACTTCTACACGTCTACGATGAACACAATAAAGCAGCTCATGGCGAAATCCAAGGTTGATTCGAGGGAAGTTAAAGCCTTAGCTTTCGACAGCCAGATGGCGGGGGTTATGGGAATTGACTCCCGGTGGAAGCCGGCGACCCACTATGATTCATGGCTTGACTCAAGGTGTAGGCGTTACGTTGAAATGATTCGGTCAAGCTATGAGAATCTGATAATCGAGAAGGTTGGGGCACCTCCCTCCATATCTCATGGACCGAAGATATTATGGTGGATGTTTGAACGGCCCGCGGCTTTTAGAAAAGTGTCAAAATTCATTATGCCCAATTGCTACGTTGCGGGGAAAATGGCTGGTTTAAAAGGCGAGGATGCCTTCATGGACTACACGTTCCTACATTTCACCGGCTTCGCCGACGCTAAGAGAGGTGAATGGTCCCAGGAGCTGTGCGAGTTATTCAAGGTTCCGATGGAAAAGTTTCCTAGAATAGTGAAGCCTTGGGAGATAATTGGCGAGTTGTCCGAGAGGGAAGCTGGAAAATGTGGTCTCGTAGCCGGGACGCCGATAGTGGCCGGAGCAGGAGACACGGCCGCCAACGCCTTTGGAGCCGGAATCGTGGAGCCGGGAATGGTTTTCGACTCAGCGGGAACGGCCTCGGTGTTCGCATGCTGCGTAGACGAATATGTTCCAGACGTTGAAAACAAAACCTTCATTTTCCCCAGGTCCGTCATCCCAGGTTTATGGACGCCTCTCGCTTACATCGGCGGTGGAGGCCTTTGCCTCAGATGGTTTAGGGACGAGCTGGCTCAACATGAGAAGTCGCTCGCTGAATCCAGGAAAATCGACCCTTACAAGCTTTTAGACAAGCTCGCCGAGAAGGCGCCGATAGGCTCAGAAGACCTCATATTCATCCCCCATTTTGGAGGCAGAATATATCCTTACAACGCCAGTATGCGAGGACTCTGGTTTGGTTTAAACTGGAGGCATAAAAAAGAACACCTCTACAGGTCAATTCTAGAGTCCATAGCCTACGAGTACAGTTACTACAAAACGGTGCTGGAGAAACTATTCCCGAAACTCAGGTTCAAAGAAGTTAGGGTGGTAGGAGGCGGAGCGAGAAGCAGGGTATTCAACAAAATAAAAGCTGACGTTTTAGGAATACCCTACGTTAGGCTTAACAGAGAGGAGTTCGGAGTGCTGGGCTTAGCAGTCATCGCGGGACATGGAATAGGAGAGTACAGGGATTTGAAGGAGAAACCTAAAGAACTCACCAAGCCTTCAAGCATCGTTGAGCCAACGGCCGAAAACTACTTATCCTATCGGAGATACGCTGAAATCTACCTGGAGTTGATGGAGCGGCTCGATCCACTGTTCGCTAAGTTAACCCAAAAACCTGAAACCTGA
- a CDS encoding DUF4443 domain-containing protein — protein sequence MKAVKTLREMVKPSAPGPTPSFTEHHLIRALNLIGERGRVGRGTLSSQLGLGEGSTRTIIEHLREANLAFVSREGCQLTEKGKRTFREIKARIKDVKEIDQTGYELGKYNVGVLVKGVADRVRLGIEQRDAAVKAGARGAITMVYREGLLYIPPNEEVRGEWIEPARKLVDLFKPENLDVIILCGADSKNDAENATIAAALTLINNKSI from the coding sequence TTGAAGGCCGTAAAGACCTTAAGGGAAATGGTGAAGCCCTCGGCTCCAGGCCCTACACCTTCTTTCACTGAACACCACCTGATCAGGGCGTTGAACCTGATAGGTGAGAGGGGTAGGGTTGGCCGAGGGACGCTCTCCAGTCAACTTGGGCTGGGCGAGGGCTCAACTCGAACCATCATAGAGCATTTAAGGGAAGCTAACCTAGCGTTCGTCAGCCGGGAAGGTTGCCAGCTCACGGAGAAAGGAAAACGAACGTTTAGGGAGATCAAAGCCCGGATCAAGGATGTTAAGGAAATAGATCAAACAGGGTACGAGCTAGGGAAATATAACGTCGGTGTGCTCGTGAAGGGTGTAGCTGATCGCGTTAGGTTGGGAATTGAGCAGAGGGACGCGGCTGTAAAAGCCGGCGCGAGGGGGGCCATCACCATGGTGTATAGGGAGGGCCTTCTCTACATTCCGCCCAACGAAGAAGTGAGGGGTGAATGGATTGAACCCGCAAGGAAGCTCGTAGACCTATTTAAACCCGAAAATTTGGATGTGATCATTTTATGCGGTGCAGACAGTAAAAATGACGCTGAAAACGCGACTATCGCAGCTGCATTGACTTTAATAAACAATAAATCAATATAA